In a single window of the Zea mays cultivar B73 chromosome 5, Zm-B73-REFERENCE-NAM-5.0, whole genome shotgun sequence genome:
- the LOC103626947 gene encoding protein LIKE COV 1, translating to MLTQVANKKGGSGRPLQLRASSRAREDIWMAMGDAKPLVLIPMPSCDRDLLVPTAAVATYASPSARSVADSDDDESKPSSASAAAQTGREAFHKVVHSWASKKFMTGCVILFPIAVTFYVTWWFFRFVDGFFSPIYAHLGIKIFGLGFVTSISFIFVVGVFMSSWLGASVLGLGEWFIKRMPFVRHIYDASKQISAAISPDQNKHAFKELVIIRHPRIGEYAFGFITSEVLLQGYSGEEQMYCVYVPTNHLYIGDIFLVSSSDVIRPNMSVREGIEIVVSVGTSMPGVLSILETEPNQLDRMRSTRS from the exons ATGCTAACACAAGTCGCCAACAAGAAAGGAGGCAGCGGCAGGCCGCTCCAGCTGAGAGCCTCGTCGAGAGCGAGGGAGGATATCTGGATGGCAATGGGTGACGCGAAGCCGTTGGTGCTAATCCCGATGCCCAGCTGCGACCGCGACCTGCTCGTGCCGACCGCCGCCGTCGCCACGTATGCGTCCCCGTCCGCCCGCAGCGTCGCTGATTCCGACGACGACGAGAGCAAGCCCTCCTCTGCCTCCGCTGCCGCGCAGACCGGCCGCGAG GCGTTCCATAAGGTTGTGCATAGCTGGGCGTCCAAGAAGTTCATGACCGGATG TGTCATCCTCTTCCCAATTGCAGTTACATTCTATGTGACATGGTGGTTCTTTCGCTTTGTGGATGGTTTTTTCTCCCCAATATAtgctcacttgggaatcaaaataTTTG GGCTTGGTTTTGTAACATCAATATCTTTCATTTTTGTGGTTGGTGTATTCATGTCATCTTGGTTGGGGGCATCTGTCCTTGGTCTCGGGGAGTGGTTCATAAAACGAATGCCATTTGTTCGCCATATTTATGATGCATCTAAGCAAATCAGTGCCGCCATTTCACCTG ATCAAAACAAGCATGCATTCAAGGAACTAGTTATCATTAGGCACCCAAGAATTGGCGAATATGCATTTGGATTTATCACTTCGGAAGTTCTACTTCAG GGTTATTCTGGTGAAGaacagatgtactgtgtttatgttCCGACCAACCATCTATATATCGGCGACATATTTCTGGTCAGCTCAAGCGACGTGATTAGGCCGAACATGTCCGTTCGCGAAGGCATCG AAATTGTTGTCTCTGTGGGCACGTCGATGCCTGGAGTATTATCCATTCTGGAAACGGAGCCAAACCAGTTGGACAGGATGAGATCCACCCGAAGCTGA